A region of the Desulfobacter postgatei 2ac9 genome:
CAAATATGGAAGAGATATACCGCAGGCAGGTAAATGCAACAACAAGGGCGCCGGCAAAAACAATTTCCGGGGTGACGACCGGCAGATACAGGTTGATGTCAAAAAAGGTCATCACCTTTTTTGACCATGGATAACGCGCCAGACCCATGGCAAGGGTGGTGCCGAGGATGGTGGCGATTATGGTGGAAACCACTGCCAAAACAGCGGTGTTGATACAGGCCTCGATGACCAGGTCATCATGGAGCAGTTTGACATACCAGTCCAGGCTGAACCCGCCCCAATGGATGCCGAAACGCGACTTGTTAAAAGAGTAGACCATGACGGCCAGCAACGGTGTGTAAAGAAACAGATAGGTGGCAATGGCCAGAATTTTGTAGCGCATATTCAGCTTGAACATTATAACATCTCCATTTTTCCGCCTTTGCGGTTCAAAATGACCAGGGCAATAAGGGTTAAGGACATGAGCGCAAGACTGACAGCCGCACCAAACGGCCAGTCACGGCTTTTACCGAACTGTTGCTGGATCAGGTTGCCCACCAGCATATATTTGGCGCCGCCTAAAAGATCCGGGATCAGGAACATGCCCATGGCCGGTATAAAGGTCAGAATAGCCCCCACAGAAAGTCCCGGCAGGGTCTGGGGTAAAATAGCCTGGTGAAAGACGCGCCATTTGCCGCAGTAGAGGTCATTGGCTGCCTCAACCAGGCTCCAGTCCAGTTTTTCTACGCTGGAATACAGGGGCAGGGCCACAAAGGGCAGAAATGCGCTGATCATGCCGATATAAACCGCAAAGGGGCTGGGGTACAAAGGGCTTCCCGGCGGCACAAGGTGCAGCAGGGCCGCAAGCTTTGCAATGGGAAGACCCGGTGCAAGAA
Encoded here:
- a CDS encoding ABC transporter permease, producing MFKLNMRYKILAIATYLFLYTPLLAVMVYSFNKSRFGIHWGGFSLDWYVKLLHDDLVIEACINTAVLAVVSTIIATILGTTLAMGLARYPWSKKVMTFFDINLYLPVVTPEIVFAGALVVAFTCLRYISSIFEPGLVTMIIGHVTFQVAFVALVVRSRLASFNNEIEEASRDLYASNWYTFRHVLLPLMMPGIVSGAMLALTLSLDDFIISFFTAGPTSVTLPLYIYGEVHRGITPKIHALSTVGIFVTIALVILSQRISSKDN
- a CDS encoding ABC transporter permease, with product MKIIDKPEILYGELSTPRKIRTRGLLRISPGMLWIMLFLSIPALSLIVISFTTRGAYGEIEWVFTLENYKRLAGYSLFGWSPDYLKILLRSIIAGLITTVVCIILSYPLAFFISTRDKATRYLWLTALIIPFWTNLVIRTYAWQIVLAPGLPIAKLAALLHLVPPGSPLYPSPFAVYIGMISAFLPFVALPLYSSVEKLDWSLVEAANDLYCGKWRVFHQAILPQTLPGLSVGAILTFIPAMGMFLIPDLLGGAKYMLVGNLIQQQFGKSRDWPFGAAVSLALMSLTLIALVILNRKGGKMEML